A region from the Canis lupus dingo isolate Sandy chromosome 9, ASM325472v2, whole genome shotgun sequence genome encodes:
- the LOC112652968 gene encoding ADP-ribosylation factor 2, with product MGNVFEKLFKSLFGKKEMRILMVGLDAAGKTTILYKLKLGEIVTTIPTIGFNVETVEYKNISFTVWDVGGQDKIRPLWRHYFQNTQGLIFVVDSNDRERVNEAREELTRMLAEDELRDAVLLVFVNKQDLPNAMNAAEITDKLGLHSLRQRNWYIQATCATSGDGLYEGLDWLSNQLKTQK from the exons ATGGGGAACGTTTTTGAAAAACTGTTTAAAAGTCTATTTGGGAAAAAAGAGATGCGGATTCTTATGGTGGGTTTGGATGCAGCTGGAAAAACCACGATCTTGTATAAATTGAAACTGGGAGAGATTGTGACTACTATCCCTACAATAG GTTTCAATGTGGAAAcagtagaatataaaaatatcagctTCACGGTCTGGGATGTTGGTGGCCAGGACAAAATCAGACCTTTGTGGAGACATTATTTCCAGAATACCCAAG GTCTGATTTTTGTGGTTGACAGTAATGACAGAGAGCGAGTCAATGAGGCCCGAGAAGAACTAACCAGAATGCTAGCAGAAGATGAACTCAGAGATGCAGTCTTACTGGTATTTGTAAATAAACAG gatCTTCCCAATGCTATGAATGCAGCAGAAATAACAGACAAGCTCGGCCTACATTCTCTCCGCCAGAGAAACTGGTACATTCAGGCCACTTGTGCCACCAGCGGAGATGGGCTTTATGAAGGCCTGGACTGGCTCTCCAACCAGCTCAAAACCCAGAAGTGA